From the genome of Burkholderiales bacterium:
GGAATTGTCTTATAGATCGGATAGCGGCCGTGCCAGGTCATAAAGAAGCCGATGAACAGGAACGTTGAGATGTAAATGCCGATGTAGATCGAAAGAATGACGAAAATGGTCATCGGAATGAGGACCTGCAGCACCATTATCAGCTCGCCGCGTGCGATGAACTTGCCGCCGCCGTTGCGCCGCC
Proteins encoded in this window:
- a CDS encoding tripartite tricarboxylate transporter TctB family protein; translation: RRNGGGKFIARGELIMVLQVLIPMTIFVILSIYIGIYISTFLFIGFFMTWHGRYPIYKTIPLALLVPVVLFIIFEIWFLVPLPKGPFEAWLGY